One genomic region from Agelaius phoeniceus isolate bAgePho1 chromosome 23, bAgePho1.hap1, whole genome shotgun sequence encodes:
- the TTC12 gene encoding tetratricopeptide repeat protein 12 isoform X1 translates to MLRDKDTEADFQRFLRRVDDVTNLLQDLKSPDSAVQEKAIAETEKRLREQGASREEEEEEEECRTTVNRTLINTSGTPRVQAADADGFLAALEKDAKERAQRRRRNEQLANALKEQGNEAFRAGDFALAIQRYSEGLEKLRDKQELYTNRAQAYLKLHEYEKAISDCEWALKCNKNCLKAYFLMGKAHLALQHFSESRQCYEKMLQIDPQKENLFKECVAEARLEEQRLREEQRAQRELQAGSVAALPIQELLQRLRRPGHDLPYYTGAVVLLAGAVSSCTGQTLFRTNNGFSILSNEAVRGAFCAESKSPAEVELCVSLLLLWQAACAGNEENQRVLLAQAEVGAQLPELLSCGTAQIQREALALISLYSEHEGGRRLLGRQDLSRWLQILMAFVKCTDARADSAMNILSDLSGEERFQAQCRATLSTAVSPLFTQLQVCARQACARQVPWAALARALAVLGRLCADVGLRAQLAQSRECWQACLELLLDGSPDASPGYQDCVFAVLGLMMNLLLESNGTIQDFAVPISGRCLALLSHQDGRIVTRATGVLSRVLPASPSAVQEVVGAGVVKKMLKFLKAGGQLTSSYAIKTLSVCTKSSKRAQEELLKGDKRLRLLLALLRSGDELTVANAAFCLSQCLLLPGAASALLGSGVVQLLLRHAGGDAARTSVQQNSAIALGRLCVAEPRHIHQLRKLNGLAILNSSMKYVQSS, encoded by the exons ATGCTGCGCGACAAGGACACCGAGGCGGATTTCCAGCGCTTCCTGCGCCGCGTGGACGATGTCA CCAATTTGCTGCAAGACCTGAAGTCCCCGGACTCAGCAGTGCAGGAAAAAGCCATTGCTGAGACAGAGAAAAGGCTCCGAGAGCaaggggccagcagggaggaggaggaggaggaggaggagtgcagGACCACGGTGAACAGAACACTCATCAACACTTCT GGCACGCCGAGGGTGCAGGCAGCAGATGCAG ATGGCTTCCTGGCAGCTTTGGAGAAGGATGCCAAGGAACGGgcgcagaggaggaggaggaatgagCAGCTGGCAAACG ccctgAAGGAGCAGGGCAACGAAGCCTTCAGGGCAGGAGACTTTGCTCTGGCCATCCAGAGGTactcagaggggctggagaagctgagggacaaGCAGGAGCTCTACACAAACAGGGCCCAg gCCTACCTGAAGCTCCATGAGTATGAGAAAGCCATCAGTGACTGTGAGTGGGCATTAAAG TGCAATAAGAACTGCCTGAAGGCCTATTTCCTCATGGGGAAGGCTCacctggccctgcagcacttcTCTGAG TCCAGGCAGTGCTATGAGAAGATGCTGCAGATTGATCCCCAGAAGGAAAACCTCTTTAAAG AGTGCGTGGccgaggccaggctggaggagcagaggctgagggaggagcagagagcGCAGAGGGAGCTCCAGGCCGGGAGCGTGGCTGCTCTGCccatccaggagctgctgcagaggctccGCCGCCCTGGCCACGACCTCCCCTACTACACAGGGGCcgtggtgctgctggcaggagccgTGAGCTCTT GCACTGGGCAGACGCTCTTCAGGACAAACAATGGCTTCAGTATCCTGAGCAACGAGGCTGTCAGAGG GGCCTTCTGTGCAGAGAGCAAAAGCCCTGCTGAGGTGGAGCTCTGtgtttcccttctgctgctgtggcaagctgcctgtgctggcaatG AGGAAAACCAGCGtgtgctgctggcccaggcCGAGGTGGGTGCCCAGCTGCCGGAGCTGCTGTCCTGTGGCACAGCCCAGATCCAGagggaggccctggcactgaTCTCCCTCTACTCTGAGCACGAGGGGGGCCGGAggctgctgggcaggcaggacctgagcag ATGGCTGCAGATTTTGATGGCatttgtcaagtgcactgatGCAAGGGCTGATAGTGCCATGAACATCCTGTCTGACTTAAGTGGGGAGGAAAg GTTCCAAGCCCAGTGTCGGGCCACGCTCTCCACGGCTGTTTCACCTTTATTCACCCAGCTGCAG GTGTGTGCCAGGCAGGCGTGTGCCAGGcaggtgccctgggcagccctggcccgTGCCCTGGCCGTgctgggcaggctctgtgcagaTGTTGggctgagggcacagctggctcagagcagggagtgctggcaggcctgcctggagctgctgctg gatGGGAGCCCTGATGCCAGCCCTGGGTACCAGGACTGTGTGTTTGCAGTCCTGGGGCTGATGATGAACCTGCTGCTTGAATCCAACGGCACCATCCAG GACTTTGCTGTGCCCATCAGTGGCAggtgcctggctctgctcagccacCAGGACGGAAGGATTGTCACA AGAGCCACTGGAGTGCTGAGCCGTGTCCTGCCTGCGTCCCCCTCAGCCGTGCAGGAGGTGGTGGGAGCAGGAGTGGTGAAGAAAATGCTCAAATTCTTGAAA GCTGGGGGACAGCTCACTTCCAGCTATGCCATAAAGACCCTTTCCGTCTGCACCAAGAGCAGCAAGAGAGCTCAGGAAGAGCTGCTGAAGGGGGATAAAA ggctccggctgctgctggcgctgctgCGCTCCGGGGATGAGCTGACCGTGGCCAATGCAGCTTTCTGCCTCagccagtgcctgctgctgcccggggctgcctcggccctgctgggctctggggtggtgcagctgctgctcaggcacGCTGGGGGTGATGCTGCCAGGACCTCAGTGCAGCAGAACTCGGCCATtgccctgggcaggctctgtgtggcTGAGCCAAG GCACATCCATCAGCTGAGGAAGCTCAATGGCCTGGCCATCCTGAACTCCTCCATGAAATAcgtgcagagcagctga
- the TTC12 gene encoding tetratricopeptide repeat protein 12 isoform X2, producing MLRDKDTEADFQRFLRRVDDVTNLLQDLKSPDSAVQEKAIAETEKRLREQGASREEEEEEEECRTTVNRTLINTSGTPRVQAADADGFLAALEKDAKERAQRRRRNEQLANALKEQGNEAFRAGDFALAIQRYSEGLEKLRDKQELYTNRAQAYLKLHEYEKAISDCEWALKCNKNCLKAYFLMGKAHLALQHFSESRQCYEKMLQIDPQKENLFKGTGQTLFRTNNGFSILSNEAVRGAFCAESKSPAEVELCVSLLLLWQAACAGNEENQRVLLAQAEVGAQLPELLSCGTAQIQREALALISLYSEHEGGRRLLGRQDLSRWLQILMAFVKCTDARADSAMNILSDLSGEERFQAQCRATLSTAVSPLFTQLQVCARQACARQVPWAALARALAVLGRLCADVGLRAQLAQSRECWQACLELLLDGSPDASPGYQDCVFAVLGLMMNLLLESNGTIQDFAVPISGRCLALLSHQDGRIVTRATGVLSRVLPASPSAVQEVVGAGVVKKMLKFLKAGGQLTSSYAIKTLSVCTKSSKRAQEELLKGDKRLRLLLALLRSGDELTVANAAFCLSQCLLLPGAASALLGSGVVQLLLRHAGGDAARTSVQQNSAIALGRLCVAEPRHIHQLRKLNGLAILNSSMKYVQSS from the exons ATGCTGCGCGACAAGGACACCGAGGCGGATTTCCAGCGCTTCCTGCGCCGCGTGGACGATGTCA CCAATTTGCTGCAAGACCTGAAGTCCCCGGACTCAGCAGTGCAGGAAAAAGCCATTGCTGAGACAGAGAAAAGGCTCCGAGAGCaaggggccagcagggaggaggaggaggaggaggaggagtgcagGACCACGGTGAACAGAACACTCATCAACACTTCT GGCACGCCGAGGGTGCAGGCAGCAGATGCAG ATGGCTTCCTGGCAGCTTTGGAGAAGGATGCCAAGGAACGGgcgcagaggaggaggaggaatgagCAGCTGGCAAACG ccctgAAGGAGCAGGGCAACGAAGCCTTCAGGGCAGGAGACTTTGCTCTGGCCATCCAGAGGTactcagaggggctggagaagctgagggacaaGCAGGAGCTCTACACAAACAGGGCCCAg gCCTACCTGAAGCTCCATGAGTATGAGAAAGCCATCAGTGACTGTGAGTGGGCATTAAAG TGCAATAAGAACTGCCTGAAGGCCTATTTCCTCATGGGGAAGGCTCacctggccctgcagcacttcTCTGAG TCCAGGCAGTGCTATGAGAAGATGCTGCAGATTGATCCCCAGAAGGAAAACCTCTTTAAAG GCACTGGGCAGACGCTCTTCAGGACAAACAATGGCTTCAGTATCCTGAGCAACGAGGCTGTCAGAGG GGCCTTCTGTGCAGAGAGCAAAAGCCCTGCTGAGGTGGAGCTCTGtgtttcccttctgctgctgtggcaagctgcctgtgctggcaatG AGGAAAACCAGCGtgtgctgctggcccaggcCGAGGTGGGTGCCCAGCTGCCGGAGCTGCTGTCCTGTGGCACAGCCCAGATCCAGagggaggccctggcactgaTCTCCCTCTACTCTGAGCACGAGGGGGGCCGGAggctgctgggcaggcaggacctgagcag ATGGCTGCAGATTTTGATGGCatttgtcaagtgcactgatGCAAGGGCTGATAGTGCCATGAACATCCTGTCTGACTTAAGTGGGGAGGAAAg GTTCCAAGCCCAGTGTCGGGCCACGCTCTCCACGGCTGTTTCACCTTTATTCACCCAGCTGCAG GTGTGTGCCAGGCAGGCGTGTGCCAGGcaggtgccctgggcagccctggcccgTGCCCTGGCCGTgctgggcaggctctgtgcagaTGTTGggctgagggcacagctggctcagagcagggagtgctggcaggcctgcctggagctgctgctg gatGGGAGCCCTGATGCCAGCCCTGGGTACCAGGACTGTGTGTTTGCAGTCCTGGGGCTGATGATGAACCTGCTGCTTGAATCCAACGGCACCATCCAG GACTTTGCTGTGCCCATCAGTGGCAggtgcctggctctgctcagccacCAGGACGGAAGGATTGTCACA AGAGCCACTGGAGTGCTGAGCCGTGTCCTGCCTGCGTCCCCCTCAGCCGTGCAGGAGGTGGTGGGAGCAGGAGTGGTGAAGAAAATGCTCAAATTCTTGAAA GCTGGGGGACAGCTCACTTCCAGCTATGCCATAAAGACCCTTTCCGTCTGCACCAAGAGCAGCAAGAGAGCTCAGGAAGAGCTGCTGAAGGGGGATAAAA ggctccggctgctgctggcgctgctgCGCTCCGGGGATGAGCTGACCGTGGCCAATGCAGCTTTCTGCCTCagccagtgcctgctgctgcccggggctgcctcggccctgctgggctctggggtggtgcagctgctgctcaggcacGCTGGGGGTGATGCTGCCAGGACCTCAGTGCAGCAGAACTCGGCCATtgccctgggcaggctctgtgtggcTGAGCCAAG GCACATCCATCAGCTGAGGAAGCTCAATGGCCTGGCCATCCTGAACTCCTCCATGAAATAcgtgcagagcagctga
- the TTC12 gene encoding tetratricopeptide repeat protein 12 isoform X3 produces the protein MQMASWQLWRRMPRNGRRGGGGMSSWQTVTAESSSRNPCQGLGEAQLGSSEPWDGLRAPQSCCSWCSARSQAYLKLHEYEKAISDCEWALKCNKNCLKAYFLMGKAHLALQHFSESRQCYEKMLQIDPQKENLFKECVAEARLEEQRLREEQRAQRELQAGSVAALPIQELLQRLRRPGHDLPYYTGAVVLLAGAVSSCTGQTLFRTNNGFSILSNEAVRGAFCAESKSPAEVELCVSLLLLWQAACAGNEENQRVLLAQAEVGAQLPELLSCGTAQIQREALALISLYSEHEGGRRLLGRQDLSRWLQILMAFVKCTDARADSAMNILSDLSGEERFQAQCRATLSTAVSPLFTQLQVCARQACARQVPWAALARALAVLGRLCADVGLRAQLAQSRECWQACLELLLDGSPDASPGYQDCVFAVLGLMMNLLLESNGTIQDFAVPISGRCLALLSHQDGRIVTRATGVLSRVLPASPSAVQEVVGAGVVKKMLKFLKAGGQLTSSYAIKTLSVCTKSSKRAQEELLKGDKRLRLLLALLRSGDELTVANAAFCLSQCLLLPGAASALLGSGVVQLLLRHAGGDAARTSVQQNSAIALGRLCVAEPRHIHQLRKLNGLAILNSSMKYVQSS, from the exons ATGCAG ATGGCTTCCTGGCAGCTTTGGAGAAGGATGCCAAGGAACGGgcgcagaggaggaggaggaatgagCAGCTGGCAAACGGTGactgctgagagcagctccagaaacccctgccaggggctgggggaggcacagctgggctcgTCTGAGCCCTGGGACGGGCTCAGggctcctcagagctgctgctcctggtgctctgcaCGATCTCAG gCCTACCTGAAGCTCCATGAGTATGAGAAAGCCATCAGTGACTGTGAGTGGGCATTAAAG TGCAATAAGAACTGCCTGAAGGCCTATTTCCTCATGGGGAAGGCTCacctggccctgcagcacttcTCTGAG TCCAGGCAGTGCTATGAGAAGATGCTGCAGATTGATCCCCAGAAGGAAAACCTCTTTAAAG AGTGCGTGGccgaggccaggctggaggagcagaggctgagggaggagcagagagcGCAGAGGGAGCTCCAGGCCGGGAGCGTGGCTGCTCTGCccatccaggagctgctgcagaggctccGCCGCCCTGGCCACGACCTCCCCTACTACACAGGGGCcgtggtgctgctggcaggagccgTGAGCTCTT GCACTGGGCAGACGCTCTTCAGGACAAACAATGGCTTCAGTATCCTGAGCAACGAGGCTGTCAGAGG GGCCTTCTGTGCAGAGAGCAAAAGCCCTGCTGAGGTGGAGCTCTGtgtttcccttctgctgctgtggcaagctgcctgtgctggcaatG AGGAAAACCAGCGtgtgctgctggcccaggcCGAGGTGGGTGCCCAGCTGCCGGAGCTGCTGTCCTGTGGCACAGCCCAGATCCAGagggaggccctggcactgaTCTCCCTCTACTCTGAGCACGAGGGGGGCCGGAggctgctgggcaggcaggacctgagcag ATGGCTGCAGATTTTGATGGCatttgtcaagtgcactgatGCAAGGGCTGATAGTGCCATGAACATCCTGTCTGACTTAAGTGGGGAGGAAAg GTTCCAAGCCCAGTGTCGGGCCACGCTCTCCACGGCTGTTTCACCTTTATTCACCCAGCTGCAG GTGTGTGCCAGGCAGGCGTGTGCCAGGcaggtgccctgggcagccctggcccgTGCCCTGGCCGTgctgggcaggctctgtgcagaTGTTGggctgagggcacagctggctcagagcagggagtgctggcaggcctgcctggagctgctgctg gatGGGAGCCCTGATGCCAGCCCTGGGTACCAGGACTGTGTGTTTGCAGTCCTGGGGCTGATGATGAACCTGCTGCTTGAATCCAACGGCACCATCCAG GACTTTGCTGTGCCCATCAGTGGCAggtgcctggctctgctcagccacCAGGACGGAAGGATTGTCACA AGAGCCACTGGAGTGCTGAGCCGTGTCCTGCCTGCGTCCCCCTCAGCCGTGCAGGAGGTGGTGGGAGCAGGAGTGGTGAAGAAAATGCTCAAATTCTTGAAA GCTGGGGGACAGCTCACTTCCAGCTATGCCATAAAGACCCTTTCCGTCTGCACCAAGAGCAGCAAGAGAGCTCAGGAAGAGCTGCTGAAGGGGGATAAAA ggctccggctgctgctggcgctgctgCGCTCCGGGGATGAGCTGACCGTGGCCAATGCAGCTTTCTGCCTCagccagtgcctgctgctgcccggggctgcctcggccctgctgggctctggggtggtgcagctgctgctcaggcacGCTGGGGGTGATGCTGCCAGGACCTCAGTGCAGCAGAACTCGGCCATtgccctgggcaggctctgtgtggcTGAGCCAAG GCACATCCATCAGCTGAGGAAGCTCAATGGCCTGGCCATCCTGAACTCCTCCATGAAATAcgtgcagagcagctga
- the TTC12 gene encoding tetratricopeptide repeat protein 12 isoform X4 yields the protein MQMASWQLWRRMPRNGRRGGGGMSSWQTAYLKLHEYEKAISDCEWALKCNKNCLKAYFLMGKAHLALQHFSESRQCYEKMLQIDPQKENLFKECVAEARLEEQRLREEQRAQRELQAGSVAALPIQELLQRLRRPGHDLPYYTGAVVLLAGAVSSCTGQTLFRTNNGFSILSNEAVRGAFCAESKSPAEVELCVSLLLLWQAACAGNEENQRVLLAQAEVGAQLPELLSCGTAQIQREALALISLYSEHEGGRRLLGRQDLSRWLQILMAFVKCTDARADSAMNILSDLSGEERFQAQCRATLSTAVSPLFTQLQVCARQACARQVPWAALARALAVLGRLCADVGLRAQLAQSRECWQACLELLLDGSPDASPGYQDCVFAVLGLMMNLLLESNGTIQDFAVPISGRCLALLSHQDGRIVTRATGVLSRVLPASPSAVQEVVGAGVVKKMLKFLKAGGQLTSSYAIKTLSVCTKSSKRAQEELLKGDKRLRLLLALLRSGDELTVANAAFCLSQCLLLPGAASALLGSGVVQLLLRHAGGDAARTSVQQNSAIALGRLCVAEPRHIHQLRKLNGLAILNSSMKYVQSS from the exons ATGCAG ATGGCTTCCTGGCAGCTTTGGAGAAGGATGCCAAGGAACGGgcgcagaggaggaggaggaatgagCAGCTGGCAAACG gCCTACCTGAAGCTCCATGAGTATGAGAAAGCCATCAGTGACTGTGAGTGGGCATTAAAG TGCAATAAGAACTGCCTGAAGGCCTATTTCCTCATGGGGAAGGCTCacctggccctgcagcacttcTCTGAG TCCAGGCAGTGCTATGAGAAGATGCTGCAGATTGATCCCCAGAAGGAAAACCTCTTTAAAG AGTGCGTGGccgaggccaggctggaggagcagaggctgagggaggagcagagagcGCAGAGGGAGCTCCAGGCCGGGAGCGTGGCTGCTCTGCccatccaggagctgctgcagaggctccGCCGCCCTGGCCACGACCTCCCCTACTACACAGGGGCcgtggtgctgctggcaggagccgTGAGCTCTT GCACTGGGCAGACGCTCTTCAGGACAAACAATGGCTTCAGTATCCTGAGCAACGAGGCTGTCAGAGG GGCCTTCTGTGCAGAGAGCAAAAGCCCTGCTGAGGTGGAGCTCTGtgtttcccttctgctgctgtggcaagctgcctgtgctggcaatG AGGAAAACCAGCGtgtgctgctggcccaggcCGAGGTGGGTGCCCAGCTGCCGGAGCTGCTGTCCTGTGGCACAGCCCAGATCCAGagggaggccctggcactgaTCTCCCTCTACTCTGAGCACGAGGGGGGCCGGAggctgctgggcaggcaggacctgagcag ATGGCTGCAGATTTTGATGGCatttgtcaagtgcactgatGCAAGGGCTGATAGTGCCATGAACATCCTGTCTGACTTAAGTGGGGAGGAAAg GTTCCAAGCCCAGTGTCGGGCCACGCTCTCCACGGCTGTTTCACCTTTATTCACCCAGCTGCAG GTGTGTGCCAGGCAGGCGTGTGCCAGGcaggtgccctgggcagccctggcccgTGCCCTGGCCGTgctgggcaggctctgtgcagaTGTTGggctgagggcacagctggctcagagcagggagtgctggcaggcctgcctggagctgctgctg gatGGGAGCCCTGATGCCAGCCCTGGGTACCAGGACTGTGTGTTTGCAGTCCTGGGGCTGATGATGAACCTGCTGCTTGAATCCAACGGCACCATCCAG GACTTTGCTGTGCCCATCAGTGGCAggtgcctggctctgctcagccacCAGGACGGAAGGATTGTCACA AGAGCCACTGGAGTGCTGAGCCGTGTCCTGCCTGCGTCCCCCTCAGCCGTGCAGGAGGTGGTGGGAGCAGGAGTGGTGAAGAAAATGCTCAAATTCTTGAAA GCTGGGGGACAGCTCACTTCCAGCTATGCCATAAAGACCCTTTCCGTCTGCACCAAGAGCAGCAAGAGAGCTCAGGAAGAGCTGCTGAAGGGGGATAAAA ggctccggctgctgctggcgctgctgCGCTCCGGGGATGAGCTGACCGTGGCCAATGCAGCTTTCTGCCTCagccagtgcctgctgctgcccggggctgcctcggccctgctgggctctggggtggtgcagctgctgctcaggcacGCTGGGGGTGATGCTGCCAGGACCTCAGTGCAGCAGAACTCGGCCATtgccctgggcaggctctgtgtggcTGAGCCAAG GCACATCCATCAGCTGAGGAAGCTCAATGGCCTGGCCATCCTGAACTCCTCCATGAAATAcgtgcagagcagctga